The following are encoded together in the Xanthomonas vesicatoria ATCC 35937 genome:
- a CDS encoding MarR family winged helix-turn-helix transcriptional regulator: MTARLTLAADLGYQLQLATLASSHAARQELAELHLTPARVTALIHIRDQPGCDQTELGNRLLVNRAAGMKIANALAEQGLIERLAGRDRRSKGLYLTDHGQRTLHVAQACLARAVARTCTGLQAAEQQTLLRLLCKLNASATLERTTAAETALAEDL; encoded by the coding sequence ATGACCGCTCGCCTGACACTTGCCGCAGACCTCGGCTACCAATTGCAACTGGCCACCCTGGCGTCCAGCCATGCCGCCCGCCAGGAATTGGCCGAGCTGCATCTCACCCCGGCGCGCGTCACGGCGTTGATCCACATCCGCGACCAACCTGGCTGCGACCAGACCGAACTCGGCAACCGCCTGCTGGTCAACCGCGCCGCCGGCATGAAAATCGCCAATGCGCTGGCCGAGCAAGGCCTGATCGAACGCCTGGCCGGCCGCGACCGCCGCAGCAAGGGCCTTTACCTCACTGACCATGGCCAACGCACGCTGCATGTGGCGCAAGCCTGTCTGGCGCGGGCCGTCGCACGCACCTGCACCGGCCTGCAGGCCGCCGAACAGCAAACCCTGCTCCGCCTGCTGTGCAAGTTGAACGCCAGCGCCACGCTTGAGCGGACAACCGCGGCAGAGACCGCGTTGGCCGAAGACCTTTGA
- a CDS encoding glutamine--tRNA ligase/YqeY domain fusion protein codes for MSEIPATDATAPAEKKDFIRQIVREDLASGKHTVIRTRFPPEPNGYLHIGHAKAICLDFGLAAEFGGLCNLRLDDTNPAKEDPEFAAAIQDDVRWLGYEWAQLRHASDYFEVYYLAALKLIRDGHAFVCDLSAEQVREYRGTLTEPGRNSPYRERSVEENLDLFGRMRAGEFPDGARTLRAKIDMASGNINLRDPALYRIKHVEHQNTGNAWPIYPMYDFAHSLGDAVEGITHSLCTLEFEDHRPLYDWCVDKVDLAGHPELLQPLLDKGLPREAAKPRQIEFSRLNINYTVMSKRKLTALVEEQLVDGWDDPRMYTLQGLRRRGYTPAAMRLFVDRVGISKQNSLIDFSVLEGCLREDLDAAAARRMAVIDPLKLVLTNLPEGHTETLQFSNHPKDESFGTREVPFARELWIEREDFAEVPPKGWKRLVPGGEIRLRGAGIARVDEVIKNADGEIVELHGWLDPESRPGMEGANRKVKGTIHWVSAAHAVEAEIRLYDRLFSVEKPDDESEGKTYRDYLNPESKRSVRGYVEPSAAQATPEQAFQFERTGYFVADRRDHSAATPVFNRSVTLRDTWAK; via the coding sequence ATGTCCGAGATTCCAGCCACCGACGCCACCGCCCCGGCGGAGAAGAAAGACTTCATCCGCCAGATCGTTCGCGAGGACCTGGCCAGCGGCAAGCACACGGTCATCCGCACCCGCTTCCCGCCCGAGCCCAACGGCTACCTGCACATCGGCCATGCCAAGGCGATCTGCCTGGACTTCGGCCTGGCGGCGGAGTTCGGCGGGCTGTGCAACCTGCGCCTGGACGACACCAACCCGGCCAAGGAAGACCCCGAATTCGCGGCCGCCATCCAGGACGACGTGCGCTGGCTGGGCTATGAGTGGGCGCAGCTGCGTCACGCATCGGACTATTTCGAGGTGTATTACCTGGCCGCGCTGAAGCTGATCCGCGACGGCCACGCCTTCGTCTGCGACCTTAGCGCAGAGCAGGTGCGCGAATACCGCGGCACCTTGACCGAGCCGGGTCGCAATTCGCCGTACCGCGAGCGCAGCGTCGAAGAAAACCTGGACCTGTTCGGCCGCATGCGCGCCGGCGAATTCCCGGATGGCGCTCGCACGCTGCGCGCCAAGATCGACATGGCCAGCGGCAACATCAACCTGCGCGACCCGGCGCTGTACCGCATCAAGCATGTGGAGCACCAGAACACCGGCAACGCCTGGCCAATTTACCCGATGTACGACTTCGCGCATTCGCTGGGCGATGCGGTGGAAGGCATCACCCACTCGTTGTGCACGCTGGAATTCGAAGACCATCGCCCGTTGTACGACTGGTGCGTGGACAAGGTCGACCTGGCCGGTCATCCGGAACTGCTGCAGCCGCTGCTGGACAAGGGCCTGCCGCGCGAAGCCGCCAAGCCGCGTCAGATCGAATTTTCGCGCCTCAACATCAACTACACGGTAATGAGCAAGCGCAAGCTCACCGCGCTGGTGGAAGAACAGCTGGTGGACGGCTGGGACGACCCGCGCATGTACACGCTGCAGGGCCTGCGCCGCCGTGGCTACACGCCGGCGGCGATGCGGCTGTTCGTGGACCGCGTGGGCATCAGCAAGCAGAATTCGCTGATCGATTTCTCGGTGCTGGAAGGTTGCCTGCGCGAGGATCTGGATGCCGCCGCAGCACGCCGCATGGCGGTGATCGACCCGCTCAAGCTGGTGCTGACCAACCTGCCTGAGGGCCACACCGAGACACTGCAGTTTTCCAATCACCCCAAGGATGAGAGCTTCGGCACGCGCGAGGTGCCGTTCGCACGCGAACTGTGGATCGAGCGCGAAGACTTCGCCGAGGTTCCGCCCAAGGGCTGGAAGCGACTGGTGCCGGGCGGCGAAATCCGTCTGCGCGGCGCAGGCATTGCACGCGTGGATGAGGTGATCAAGAACGCCGACGGCGAGATCGTCGAGCTGCACGGCTGGCTGGATCCGGAATCGCGCCCGGGTATGGAGGGCGCCAACCGCAAGGTCAAAGGCACCATCCATTGGGTCAGCGCTGCGCATGCGGTGGAAGCGGAAATCCGCCTCTACGACCGCCTGTTCTCGGTGGAAAAGCCCGACGACGAATCCGAAGGCAAAACCTACCGCGACTACCTCAACCCCGAGTCCAAGCGCAGCGTGCGCGGGTATGTAGAGCCGTCTGCCGCGCAGGCGACGCCGGAGCAGGCGTTCCAGTTCGAGCGTACCGGCTATTTCGTCGCCGACCGCCGCGACCATAGTGCGGCCACGCCGGTGTTCAACCGCAGCGTGACCTTGCGCGATACCTGGGCCAAGTAA
- a CDS encoding p-hydroxycinnamoyl CoA hydratase/lyase, producing the protein MNEHDVVSVRIENRIAWVKFARPDKRNAMSPALNRRMMDVLDELEFDDNVGVLVLGGEGTAWSAGMDLKEYFRETEAQGLRGVRRSQRESYGWFRRLRWYQKPTIAMVNGWCFGGGFGPLFACDLAIAADEAQFGLSEINWGILPGGGVTKVAVELLSMRDAMWMTLTGEMIDGKKAAEWRLVNESVPLERLETRTREVAELLLRKNPVALKYAKDAVRRVGTLTYDEAEDYLVRMQEAANSFDNNARKEGIRQFIDEKSYKPGLGEYDLTKHSA; encoded by the coding sequence TTGAACGAGCATGACGTGGTATCGGTTCGCATCGAAAACCGCATTGCCTGGGTGAAGTTCGCACGCCCGGACAAGCGCAACGCGATGAGCCCGGCGCTCAACCGCCGCATGATGGATGTGCTGGACGAGCTGGAGTTTGACGACAACGTCGGCGTGCTGGTGCTCGGCGGCGAGGGCACTGCCTGGTCGGCCGGCATGGACCTCAAGGAATACTTCCGCGAAACCGAAGCACAGGGCCTGCGCGGCGTGCGCCGCTCGCAACGCGAATCCTACGGCTGGTTCCGTCGCCTGCGCTGGTATCAAAAACCCACCATCGCCATGGTCAACGGCTGGTGCTTCGGTGGCGGCTTCGGCCCGTTGTTCGCTTGCGACCTGGCCATTGCCGCCGATGAAGCGCAGTTCGGTCTGTCGGAGATCAACTGGGGCATCCTGCCGGGCGGCGGCGTGACCAAGGTGGCGGTCGAGCTGCTGTCCATGCGCGATGCGATGTGGATGACGCTGACCGGCGAAATGATCGACGGCAAGAAGGCGGCCGAATGGCGCCTGGTCAACGAAAGCGTGCCATTGGAACGGCTGGAAACACGCACCCGCGAAGTGGCCGAGCTGTTGTTGCGCAAGAACCCGGTCGCGTTGAAGTATGCCAAGGACGCCGTGCGTCGCGTGGGCACCCTGACCTACGACGAAGCCGAAGATTATCTGGTGCGCATGCAGGAAGCGGCCAACTCGTTCGACAACAATGCCCGCAAGGAAGGCATCCGTCAGTTCATCGACGAGAAGAGCTACAAGCCCGGCCTGGGCGAATACGACCTCACCAAACACAGCGCCTGA
- a CDS encoding response regulator: MTRDEILGSRILIVDDEPANVRLLEDLLQREGFQQVIATTDPLRVMGLVSAFAPDLILLDLKMPELDGYALLEQLARLSDPEHFLPVIVLTADPSRSARHRALGLGAKDFLTKPLDTFEVALRVWNVAETTVLFKRLRALAAPEAAPPGWRQPE, from the coding sequence ATGACCCGCGACGAAATCCTCGGCTCCCGCATCCTTATCGTCGACGACGAGCCGGCCAACGTGCGGCTGCTCGAAGACCTGCTGCAGCGCGAAGGCTTCCAGCAGGTCATCGCCACCACCGATCCACTGCGGGTGATGGGATTGGTATCGGCGTTCGCGCCGGACCTGATCCTGCTGGATCTGAAGATGCCCGAGCTGGACGGCTATGCGCTGCTGGAACAGCTGGCGCGGTTGTCCGACCCGGAGCATTTTTTGCCGGTCATCGTGCTCACCGCCGACCCCAGCCGCAGCGCGCGTCATCGTGCCTTGGGCCTGGGCGCCAAGGACTTTTTGACCAAGCCGCTGGACACCTTCGAGGTCGCGCTGCGGGTCTGGAACGTGGCCGAAACCACGGTGCTGTTCAAACGCTTGCGCGCACTGGCCGCGCCAGAGGCGGCGCCGCCAGGATGGCGTCAACCGGAATGA
- a CDS encoding DMT family transporter translates to MRERLTMGVACGIGAGALWGLVFLAPQLLSAFTPLQLAVARYLSYGAVAALVLAPRARQTAARLGRAEWWALVRLSLMGNLIYYVLLGSAVQWAGSAATALIIGLLPVVVTIIGTRAAGAVQLRRLAAPCVLCVIGVALVALDTVQDDSGQQASDRLTRIAGLLCAVGALVSWSAYSIANARWLRRRPDLSGGDWSLLTGVVTGALAALLAPAALIGGAAHAAIDWASFWGVSLLLGVLASVIGNALWNRASRVLPLTLVGQMIVFETVFALLYGFAWEMRLPTPLELAAIACLLVGVLWCAALHAEAN, encoded by the coding sequence ATGCGTGAGCGCCTGACAATGGGCGTGGCCTGCGGCATCGGTGCGGGTGCGTTGTGGGGGCTGGTGTTTCTGGCACCGCAGCTGTTGTCGGCGTTTACCCCACTGCAATTGGCGGTGGCGCGTTACCTGTCGTATGGCGCGGTGGCCGCGCTGGTGCTGGCACCGCGCGCGCGACAAACGGCTGCGCGCCTGGGCCGCGCCGAATGGTGGGCGCTAGTCCGTCTGAGCCTGATGGGCAATCTGATTTATTACGTCTTGCTCGGCAGCGCGGTGCAATGGGCCGGTAGCGCGGCCACGGCGCTGATCATCGGGCTGCTGCCGGTGGTGGTCACCATCATCGGCACGCGCGCGGCCGGCGCAGTGCAATTACGGCGGCTCGCTGCGCCGTGCGTGTTGTGCGTCATCGGCGTAGCGCTGGTCGCGCTGGACACCGTACAGGACGACTCCGGGCAACAGGCAAGCGACCGCCTCACCCGTATTGCCGGCTTGTTGTGCGCGGTCGGTGCACTGGTCTCGTGGTCGGCCTATTCAATCGCCAATGCGCGCTGGCTACGTCGCCGCCCCGACCTCTCCGGTGGCGACTGGTCGCTGCTGACCGGCGTGGTCACCGGCGCACTGGCCGCGTTGCTGGCGCCGGCGGCGCTGATCGGCGGCGCCGCGCATGCAGCGATCGACTGGGCCAGTTTCTGGGGCGTCTCGCTGCTGCTGGGCGTTCTGGCATCGGTGATCGGCAATGCCTTGTGGAACCGCGCCAGCCGCGTCCTGCCGCTGACCCTGGTCGGGCAGATGATCGTGTTCGAAACCGTGTTTGCGCTGCTGTACGGCTTTGCCTGGGAAATGCGGCTGCCCACGCCATTGGAGCTGGCCGCGATCGCCTGCCTGCTAGTCGGCGTGCTGTGGTGCGCAGCACTGCATGCGGAAGCGAATTGA
- a CDS encoding Gfo/Idh/MocA family protein has translation MSVESVTRRRLLAAFGGAGILLGAPAWALPKKKPGKPLNVALAGLGSYASEQLAPGLALTKHCKLAGIVTGTPSKIAQWQSKYGIADRNVYNYDNFDRIADNDDIDVVYIVTPTHLHAPLALRAAAAGKHVWCEKPMAMHAGECEAMIAACKRNKVALTIGYRMQHEPNTRRLIAMASEKPFGAMQRVRAEAGYNGYRDTTKADRPWRLRSQFGGGAMYDMGVYPLNAARYTVGAEPLAVTAKRWTDRPELFDEVDEHMDFTLEFPNSVRAACKTSFGANMNVLRAECERGWYELSPFQSYQGVTGKASDGRVFDAKVPHQQALQMDEDALAIMNGTPLRAPGEEGLRDIRIVDAIYRSAREGSKRIVL, from the coding sequence ATGTCTGTGGAATCCGTGACGCGTCGCCGCTTGCTCGCCGCCTTCGGCGGTGCGGGCATCCTGCTTGGCGCACCTGCATGGGCGCTGCCGAAAAAGAAGCCTGGAAAGCCGCTCAATGTCGCCCTGGCCGGGCTGGGAAGTTACGCCAGCGAGCAACTCGCACCCGGGCTGGCCTTGACCAAACACTGCAAGCTGGCCGGCATCGTCACCGGTACTCCGTCCAAGATTGCGCAGTGGCAATCCAAGTACGGCATCGCCGATCGCAACGTCTACAACTACGATAACTTCGATCGCATTGCCGACAACGACGACATCGACGTGGTTTACATCGTCACCCCCACCCACCTGCATGCACCATTGGCATTGCGTGCAGCGGCGGCCGGCAAGCACGTGTGGTGCGAAAAGCCGATGGCCATGCACGCGGGCGAATGCGAGGCGATGATTGCGGCCTGCAAGCGCAACAAGGTGGCGCTGACGATCGGCTATCGCATGCAGCACGAACCCAATACGCGGCGCCTGATCGCGATGGCCAGCGAGAAGCCGTTCGGCGCGATGCAGCGCGTGCGTGCCGAGGCCGGTTACAACGGCTATCGCGATACAACCAAGGCCGATCGCCCGTGGCGGTTGCGTTCGCAGTTCGGTGGCGGCGCGATGTACGACATGGGCGTGTATCCGCTCAATGCTGCGCGTTACACCGTAGGCGCTGAACCGCTCGCAGTCACCGCCAAGCGCTGGACCGACCGTCCCGAGTTGTTCGATGAAGTCGACGAACATATGGATTTCACGCTGGAATTTCCCAATTCCGTGCGTGCGGCATGCAAGACCAGCTTCGGCGCCAACATGAATGTGCTGCGCGCCGAATGCGAGCGCGGCTGGTACGAGTTGTCGCCGTTCCAGAGCTATCAAGGCGTGACCGGCAAGGCCAGCGACGGGCGCGTCTTCGACGCCAAGGTGCCGCATCAGCAGGCCTTGCAGATGGACGAAGATGCCTTGGCGATCATGAATGGCACACCGTTGCGCGCGCCGGGCGAAGAAGGCCTGCGGGATATCCGCATCGTCGATGCGATCTACCGCTCCGCGCGCGAAGGCAGCAAGCGCATCGTGCTGTAA
- a CDS encoding glutathione S-transferase family protein, with the protein MPLPRLVIGDKTLSSWSLRPWLLLRHFQVPFDEVCLPLDTPEFQSRIAGYSPTRKVPVLWDGTLHVWDSLAICEYINERWLDGRGWPADLAVRAQARAAAAEMHSGFAALRSQLPMDLARPPGPGQWDAAAERDITRIQALWASLRAEHGHAGNFLCGEFGIVDAMYAPVALRFASYGVPLFEAAGDYLAALDALPALREWRNGAERERAERG; encoded by the coding sequence ATGCCTTTGCCCCGCCTGGTGATCGGCGACAAAACCCTGTCTTCGTGGTCGTTGCGGCCGTGGTTGCTACTGCGGCATTTCCAGGTGCCGTTCGACGAAGTCTGCCTGCCTCTGGACACGCCCGAGTTCCAGTCGCGCATCGCCGGGTATTCGCCTACCCGCAAGGTGCCGGTGCTGTGGGACGGCACCCTGCATGTCTGGGATTCGCTGGCGATTTGCGAATACATCAACGAACGCTGGCTCGACGGCCGCGGCTGGCCGGCCGATCTGGCGGTGCGGGCCCAGGCGCGCGCGGCCGCGGCCGAAATGCATTCGGGCTTTGCTGCCTTGCGCTCGCAACTGCCGATGGATCTGGCCCGCCCGCCCGGTCCGGGGCAGTGGGATGCGGCGGCCGAGCGCGACATCACCCGCATCCAGGCGTTGTGGGCCAGCCTGCGCGCCGAGCACGGGCATGCCGGAAACTTCCTTTGCGGTGAGTTCGGCATCGTCGATGCGATGTACGCCCCGGTTGCATTGCGCTTTGCCAGCTATGGCGTCCCGCTGTTCGAGGCCGCCGGCGATTACCTGGCCGCCCTGGATGCGCTGCCGGCGCTGCGCGAATGGCGCAACGGCGCCGAGCGCGAACGTGCGGAGCGTGGCTGA
- a CDS encoding SMP-30/gluconolactonase/LRE family protein, with translation MTTAARHRLLPLALLLSSSLAIADNAPFVARDLIGDGTFTHNAEGPAAGPDGALYAVNLGKDGTIARIAAQADGSATAEVFVTLPAGSTGNGIRFRDGAMYVADYTSHKILQVNLQTRAVSTFASLPNADGPNDLALAPDGSFYASDPNWKDNSGRLWHISRDGVVRLLESGMTTPNGLDVSPDGKRLYVNESMSRKVWVYDRRDDGSLRNKRLLIAFPDFGMDGMRCDADGNLYIARYDAGQIAVVSPAGKLLRTVALKGRKASNVAFGGSDGKQVFVTLQDRGAVETFRSDRPGRETGR, from the coding sequence ATGACCACCGCTGCCCGCCATCGTTTACTGCCACTGGCACTCCTGTTGTCCAGTTCGCTCGCTATCGCCGACAATGCGCCATTTGTTGCACGTGACCTGATTGGCGATGGCACGTTCACACATAATGCCGAAGGCCCGGCAGCCGGCCCGGACGGTGCGCTGTACGCAGTGAATCTGGGCAAGGACGGCACCATCGCACGCATCGCAGCGCAAGCAGACGGCAGCGCGACTGCCGAGGTGTTTGTCACCTTGCCTGCCGGCAGCACCGGCAACGGCATTCGCTTCCGTGACGGCGCAATGTACGTGGCCGATTACACAAGCCACAAGATCCTGCAGGTGAATCTGCAGACGCGCGCGGTGAGTACGTTTGCCTCGCTGCCCAATGCCGATGGGCCCAACGATCTCGCGCTGGCACCCGACGGCAGCTTCTACGCCAGCGACCCGAACTGGAAGGACAACAGCGGCCGCTTGTGGCACATCAGTCGCGACGGCGTGGTGCGGCTGTTGGAATCGGGCATGACCACGCCCAACGGGCTGGACGTCAGCCCGGATGGCAAGCGCCTGTACGTCAACGAAAGCATGTCACGCAAGGTGTGGGTGTACGACCGTCGCGACGATGGCAGCCTGCGCAATAAACGCCTGCTGATCGCGTTCCCCGATTTCGGCATGGACGGCATGCGCTGCGATGCCGACGGCAACCTGTATATCGCCCGCTACGACGCCGGACAGATCGCAGTGGTATCGCCGGCGGGCAAATTGCTGCGCACCGTCGCACTCAAGGGCCGCAAGGCCAGCAACGTCGCCTTCGGCGGCAGCGATGGTAAGCAGGTGTTCGTCACACTGCAGGATCGCGGCGCAGTTGAAACGTTCAGGTCTGACCGCCCGGGGCGCGAAACCGGGCGCTGA
- a CDS encoding aldehyde dehydrogenase yields the protein MEALSATLRGIAARGPLGLFIDGQWRASTGDRHVDVIAPHTEERLLRYTEPSHADTEAAVAAARAAFDTGPWPQLSPPERVVILKRVADHLRARMPELAEAWTGQVGATIGFSRRASQQAPGLFDYYGELITTQPFVEPRAGANGGRVHVVQEPVGVVAAITPWNAPLVLLCYKVAAALAAGCTVVAKPSPETPIDAYILAECISAAGVPDGVFNLLPAGREVGEQLIRHPLVDKVSFTGSTQAGRLIGVACAERLARAGLELGGKSAAIVLGDADLAKVLPSLVPYSMPITGQVCFALTRVLVPAQRRDEILQAYCAAVGALKLGDPFAADTGMGPLALGRQLERVQSYIAQGSAEGAQLVMGGSRPTHLPRGFFIEPTVFANVTPDMTIAREEIFGPVVIFIDYHDEADLIAKANASDYGLHGTVYGEDVDYAYRIARRVRSGSHSINGMWVDIEMPFGGFKHSGIGREGGIEGLHAFLETKTIYLS from the coding sequence ATGGAAGCCTTATCCGCAACGCTGCGCGGGATTGCCGCGCGTGGGCCGCTGGGCCTGTTCATCGATGGACAATGGCGCGCAAGCACTGGCGATCGCCATGTCGATGTGATCGCCCCGCATACCGAGGAGCGTCTGCTGCGCTACACCGAACCATCGCACGCAGATACCGAGGCCGCCGTGGCCGCGGCGCGTGCAGCCTTCGACACCGGCCCCTGGCCGCAGCTGTCGCCGCCCGAGCGCGTGGTGATACTCAAGCGCGTTGCCGACCATCTGCGCGCACGCATGCCGGAGCTCGCCGAGGCCTGGACCGGCCAGGTGGGCGCCACCATCGGTTTCAGCCGGCGCGCCTCGCAGCAGGCACCCGGCCTGTTCGACTACTACGGCGAGCTGATCACCACACAGCCGTTCGTCGAGCCGCGCGCAGGCGCCAATGGTGGCCGCGTGCATGTAGTGCAGGAACCGGTTGGCGTGGTTGCGGCGATCACACCCTGGAACGCGCCGCTGGTGCTGCTCTGTTACAAGGTCGCCGCTGCATTGGCCGCCGGCTGCACGGTGGTGGCAAAGCCCTCGCCGGAAACTCCGATCGATGCGTACATCCTGGCCGAATGCATCAGCGCCGCAGGCGTGCCCGATGGCGTCTTCAACCTGTTGCCTGCCGGCCGCGAGGTCGGCGAACAACTGATCCGGCACCCGCTTGTCGACAAAGTCAGCTTCACCGGCTCCACCCAGGCCGGGCGGCTGATCGGCGTGGCCTGCGCCGAACGCCTGGCGCGGGCGGGCCTGGAGCTGGGCGGCAAATCGGCCGCCATCGTGCTCGGTGACGCCGACCTCGCCAAGGTGCTGCCAAGCCTTGTGCCCTACTCCATGCCCATCACCGGCCAGGTATGTTTCGCGCTGACGCGCGTGCTGGTGCCGGCGCAGCGGCGTGACGAAATCCTGCAGGCGTACTGCGCGGCAGTGGGCGCACTCAAACTCGGCGACCCGTTCGCCGCTGATACCGGCATGGGCCCGCTGGCGCTCGGCCGGCAGTTGGAACGCGTGCAGTCCTACATCGCCCAGGGCAGCGCCGAAGGCGCACAGCTGGTGATGGGCGGCAGCCGTCCGACGCACCTACCGCGTGGATTCTTCATCGAGCCGACGGTGTTCGCCAACGTCACGCCCGACATGACCATCGCACGCGAAGAAATCTTCGGCCCGGTGGTGATCTTCATCGACTATCACGACGAGGCCGATCTGATCGCCAAGGCCAATGCCAGCGACTACGGCCTGCACGGAACCGTGTATGGCGAGGATGTCGACTACGCATATCGCATTGCGCGGCGCGTACGCAGCGGCAGTCATTCGATCAACGGCATGTGGGTGGATATCGAAATGCCGTTCGGCGGCTTCAAACACTCCGGAATCGGCCGCGAAGGCGGCATCGAAGGCCTGCACGCGTTTCTCGAAACCAAGACCATCTATCTTAGTTAA
- a CDS encoding nucleoside deaminase yields the protein MLYAQVHLTLPAWIHEFVDASRAYPGDDDKVALAIALSRMNVEARSGGPFGAVVFGPDHHIIAAAVNRVVPQNTSLAHAENMAYMLAQQRLQTPRLNDVLSPVTLATSAQPCCQCYGATVWAGIDRLLIGARAEDVMALTEFDEGPLPTDWIGELTRRGIEVVRDVQREQACAVLRSYGEGGGDHY from the coding sequence ATGCTCTACGCGCAAGTTCACCTCACCCTGCCCGCCTGGATCCATGAGTTTGTGGATGCCAGCCGTGCCTATCCCGGCGACGACGACAAGGTGGCGCTGGCGATCGCACTGTCGCGGATGAACGTGGAAGCGCGCAGCGGCGGACCATTCGGTGCTGTCGTGTTCGGCCCGGATCATCACATCATTGCGGCTGCGGTCAACCGTGTGGTGCCGCAAAATACCTCGCTGGCGCATGCAGAAAACATGGCCTACATGCTCGCGCAGCAGCGCCTGCAGACGCCTCGCTTGAACGATGTGCTGTCGCCGGTGACGCTGGCCACCTCTGCACAGCCATGTTGCCAGTGCTACGGCGCCACGGTCTGGGCCGGTATCGATCGCCTGTTGATCGGCGCCCGCGCCGAAGACGTGATGGCGCTGACCGAATTCGACGAGGGTCCGCTGCCAACCGACTGGATCGGCGAACTCACCCGCCGCGGTATCGAGGTGGTCCGCGATGTGCAACGCGAGCAGGCCTGTGCGGTGCTGCGCAGCTACGGCGAGGGCGGCGGTGATCATTATTGA
- a CDS encoding DUF2007 domain-containing protein has protein sequence MQIAYRASHIIDAHLAKHALEDAGITAFVFGESLLGGAGELPAFGVLQVCVADIHLGQAQAVLAEIGLCGQVTRAL, from the coding sequence ATGCAGATCGCCTATCGCGCCAGTCACATCATCGACGCGCATCTGGCCAAACACGCGCTGGAAGATGCCGGCATCACCGCCTTCGTGTTCGGTGAGTCGCTGCTGGGCGGCGCCGGCGAATTGCCGGCCTTCGGTGTGCTGCAGGTGTGCGTGGCCGACATCCATCTGGGCCAGGCGCAGGCGGTGCTGGCCGAGATCGGCCTGTGCGGGCAGGTCACCCGCGCGCTGTAG
- the rlmM gene encoding 23S rRNA (cytidine(2498)-2'-O)-methyltransferase RlmM: MSGLLCYCRQGFEPELAAELSARAAFVGIAGYARTQRNDGYVLFVCDEPAQLAAKLHWRELIFARQKLVVMAELKGIDPKDRITPILAVLEGQSRFGDLWVEHPDSDAGKPLAGLARSFGNALRPALRKAGLLTDKPQLRLPRLHVCFLDGDHALIAVADADDSAPWPLGIPRLKLLPEAPSRSALKLDEALLTLLAPEERERLVKPGMRAADLGAAPGGWTWVLTRQHVHVTSVDNGPLREHVLDTGLVEHLRADGFHWKPAQPLDWMVCDMVEQPRRVAERMATWVREGWCRHTIFNLKLPMKKRWDETRLCLDLFEQQAEKSLTVRAKQLYHDREEITVLAMRE, encoded by the coding sequence ATGAGCGGTCTGCTGTGTTATTGCCGCCAGGGCTTCGAGCCGGAGCTGGCTGCCGAACTGAGCGCGCGCGCCGCGTTCGTCGGCATCGCCGGCTATGCGCGTACGCAGCGCAACGATGGCTATGTGCTGTTCGTGTGCGATGAACCCGCGCAATTGGCCGCAAAGCTGCATTGGCGCGAGCTGATCTTTGCCCGGCAGAAACTGGTGGTAATGGCCGAGCTCAAGGGCATCGATCCCAAGGACCGCATCACCCCGATCCTGGCCGTACTGGAAGGACAATCGCGCTTTGGCGACCTGTGGGTCGAGCACCCCGACTCCGACGCCGGCAAGCCGTTGGCCGGCCTGGCGCGCAGCTTCGGCAACGCGCTGCGCCCGGCACTGCGCAAGGCCGGTCTGCTTACAGACAAGCCACAGCTGCGCCTGCCGCGCTTGCATGTGTGTTTTCTCGACGGCGACCACGCGTTGATTGCAGTGGCCGATGCCGACGATAGCGCGCCCTGGCCGCTGGGCATTCCGCGGTTGAAATTGCTGCCCGAAGCGCCCTCGCGCTCGGCGCTCAAACTCGATGAGGCCCTGCTCACCCTGCTGGCCCCGGAAGAACGCGAACGGCTGGTCAAACCTGGCATGCGCGCGGCCGATCTGGGCGCAGCTCCCGGAGGCTGGACCTGGGTGCTCACCCGCCAACATGTGCATGTCACCAGCGTCGACAACGGCCCGCTACGCGAGCATGTGCTGGACACCGGCCTGGTCGAACATCTGCGTGCCGACGGCTTCCATTGGAAGCCGGCGCAACCGCTGGACTGGATGGTCTGCGACATGGTCGAGCAACCGCGCCGGGTGGCCGAGCGCATGGCCACCTGGGTGCGCGAAGGCTGGTGCCGCCATACCATCTTCAACCTCAAGCTGCCGATGAAAAAACGCTGGGACGAAACGCGCCTGTGCCTGGATCTGTTCGAACAGCAGGCCGAAAAATCGCTGACCGTGCGTGCCAAGCAGCTGTATCACGATCGCGAAGAGATCACCGTACTGGCGATGCGGGAGTGA